A stretch of the Bacillus anthracis str. Vollum genome encodes the following:
- a CDS encoding aspartate aminotransferase family protein, translating into MRDYLIKPLVGQPYPMISHGKGVYLYDQNGNKYFDGSSGAITAGIGHGVKEIADVIKKQAEEIAFVYRSQFTSEPAEKLAKKLSDLSVGDLNWSFFVNSGTEANETAMKIAIQHFQERGIQGKHKILSRWMSYHGITMGALSMSGHPLRRQRFVSILEDYPTIPAPYCFRCPVQKVYPTCQLACATELERSIERIGAEHIAAFIAEPIIGAAGGAVVPPKEYYKVIKDICSHYDILFIADEVMTGLGRTGAWFAMEHWGVEPDIMTLGKGLGAGYTPMAATVVSDRVMEPILRGSRSVMSGHTLSANPLSAATALAVIEYMEKHNLPEKTAEKGEYLIKGLQKVQQQSTIIADVRGKGLLIGVELQPFSKASELISVAAKNGLLLYQAVSGQAGKEDSALLVAPPMTTTYSELDELLSIFAKSVEEMMQKGGHSIA; encoded by the coding sequence ATGCGCGATTACTTAATTAAACCACTTGTTGGTCAGCCGTATCCAATGATTTCACATGGAAAAGGTGTGTATTTGTATGATCAAAACGGAAATAAATATTTTGATGGCTCGTCAGGGGCAATTACGGCAGGGATTGGGCATGGCGTAAAGGAGATTGCGGACGTTATCAAAAAGCAAGCAGAGGAGATTGCTTTCGTTTATAGATCACAGTTTACGAGTGAACCAGCTGAAAAATTAGCGAAGAAATTAAGCGATTTAAGTGTAGGAGATTTGAACTGGAGCTTTTTTGTAAATAGTGGTACGGAAGCAAATGAAACAGCTATGAAAATTGCAATTCAGCATTTTCAAGAGCGGGGTATTCAAGGAAAGCATAAAATTTTGTCTCGATGGATGAGTTATCACGGCATTACGATGGGAGCATTATCGATGTCTGGGCATCCACTCCGTAGACAACGTTTCGTATCAATTTTAGAAGATTATCCAACTATTCCAGCTCCATATTGTTTTAGATGTCCGGTGCAAAAAGTATATCCAACTTGTCAGCTTGCCTGTGCGACGGAACTAGAAAGGTCAATTGAAAGAATTGGAGCAGAACATATTGCAGCTTTTATCGCTGAACCGATTATTGGAGCAGCTGGGGGCGCAGTCGTTCCGCCGAAAGAATATTATAAAGTTATTAAAGATATTTGTAGCCATTACGATATTTTATTTATTGCTGATGAAGTAATGACTGGGCTTGGTCGTACTGGTGCATGGTTTGCGATGGAGCATTGGGGTGTAGAACCGGATATTATGACTCTTGGTAAAGGTTTAGGAGCTGGATACACACCGATGGCAGCGACGGTTGTAAGTGACCGTGTTATGGAGCCGATTTTACGAGGGTCACGTTCTGTTATGAGTGGGCATACGTTAAGTGCAAATCCATTATCTGCAGCAACAGCTCTAGCTGTTATTGAATATATGGAGAAACATAATCTACCTGAAAAAACAGCGGAAAAGGGAGAGTATTTAATAAAGGGACTACAGAAAGTTCAGCAACAATCGACAATCATTGCTGATGTGCGCGGAAAAGGATTGCTAATCGGAGTAGAATTGCAACCGTTTTCAAAAGCGTCGGAACTTATTTCGGTTGCAGCTAAAAATGGTCTTCTTTTATACCAAGCTGTTTCAGGGCAAGCAGGAAAAGAAGATAGTGCACTGCTTGTGGCACCGCCAATGACAACTACATATTCCGAGTTAGATGAATTACTTTCAATTTTTGCAAAAAGTGTAGAAGAAATGATGCAAAAAGGAGGGCATAGTATCGCATGA
- a CDS encoding hemolysin family protein, whose protein sequence is MDIYSISIVIVLIALTAFFVAAEFAIVKVRSSRIDYLIAEGNNRATSVKTVITNLDEYLSACQLGITVTALGIGWFGKPALKQMFDTLFVNLNISTQLADIFAVILVFLFITFLHVVIGELAPKTFAIQKAEQVSLFVAKPLTFFYRMAFPFIWLLNGSARIITKLLGLKPPKGHDEVHSEEELRLLVSESYKNGEINQSEYKYVNKIFEFDDRIAKEIMVPRTEMHIIRKEMPAEEALQKMSREKYTRYPVVDGDKDHVIGFVNFKDIFTDFVQHKAVRNKKVEQYIRPIILVIDSIPIHDLFLKMQKQRTHIAILIDEYGGTSGLVTVEDILEEIVGDIQDEFDTDEQPEIQQVSETKTIIEGKVLVSEVNTLLGLTIDDNGVDTIGGWILTKNIEIAEEDFIEIENYKFCVKELDGHYIKRLEVTKTVESIVILEDEKQISLQEQISS, encoded by the coding sequence TTGGACATATATAGTATAAGTATAGTGATTGTTTTAATTGCCTTAACGGCATTTTTCGTTGCAGCAGAGTTTGCAATTGTTAAAGTACGAAGTTCACGAATTGACTATTTAATTGCAGAAGGAAATAATCGTGCAACATCTGTCAAAACAGTCATTACAAACTTAGACGAATATTTATCTGCTTGTCAGCTAGGAATAACAGTTACAGCACTGGGAATTGGGTGGTTTGGTAAACCAGCATTAAAGCAAATGTTTGACACGCTTTTTGTGAATTTGAACATTTCTACTCAACTGGCAGACATTTTTGCTGTAATTTTAGTGTTTTTGTTTATTACATTTTTACATGTTGTAATAGGGGAATTGGCCCCAAAAACATTTGCGATTCAAAAAGCTGAGCAGGTAAGTTTATTTGTTGCTAAACCGTTAACTTTCTTTTATCGTATGGCATTTCCATTTATTTGGCTATTAAATGGATCAGCCCGAATTATTACGAAGTTGTTAGGGCTGAAACCACCGAAAGGGCACGATGAAGTTCATTCAGAAGAAGAATTACGGTTGTTAGTTTCAGAAAGTTACAAAAATGGAGAGATTAATCAGTCTGAATATAAATATGTAAATAAAATCTTTGAATTTGATGATCGTATAGCAAAAGAAATAATGGTACCCCGAACTGAGATGCATATTATAAGGAAAGAAATGCCTGCTGAAGAAGCTTTGCAAAAGATGTCTCGGGAAAAATATACAAGATATCCAGTTGTTGATGGAGACAAAGATCACGTAATAGGCTTTGTGAACTTTAAAGATATTTTTACAGATTTTGTGCAGCATAAAGCGGTTCGTAATAAGAAAGTAGAGCAATATATTAGGCCGATTATTTTAGTTATTGACTCTATCCCAATACACGACTTATTTTTAAAAATGCAAAAACAAAGAACACATATTGCTATATTGATAGATGAATATGGTGGTACGTCTGGACTTGTTACTGTTGAAGACATTTTAGAAGAAATAGTTGGAGATATTCAAGATGAATTTGATACAGATGAACAGCCAGAAATTCAACAAGTTAGTGAAACGAAAACGATAATAGAGGGAAAAGTACTTGTTAGTGAAGTAAATACGTTATTAGGTTTAACAATAGATGATAATGGTGTTGATACAATTGGCGGATGGATTTTAACGAAAAATATAGAAATTGCTGAAGAGGATTTCATTGAAATCGAAAATTATAAGTTTTGCGTGAAAGAATTAGATGGACACTATATAAAGAGATTAGAAGTTACAAAAACTGTAGAATCAATTGTTATTTTAGAAGATGAAAAACAAATTTCATTACAAGAACAAATTAGTTCGTAG
- a CDS encoding AAA family ATPase: protein MKLHKALQPSFIKRMYYMRFIGKFTKAESEKSGENFFVQCLSPIPFTLQEQLKNEPYVFEGLCNNKKNEKVFSELKKRKLEKQLVMFRLYYERGHIYVELICTEEPREIANGYKMIPVPKVSDYKKGESLERKLSNGYLSFLMPKYPKDFEPPELLWHEGRLYGNISLKSSSISSIAYFEQQRECKYIEFNDWMKYVEIAVEDQLYFVSNHVYEQFKKRITEEGKLVEVEEVKVQKDEWEWDERESVFLQYVKSFVRNKGLYLDETDIYNFHISAKTNMLTILGGIPGAGKSRFVQAYAEALGLQYGEELVWIPISPSYQEPHDLLGYLHSNGTFIESETKLVRALMKAKENQNQLYIIVFDEMNMSHIEHWFTPFLSVLQLEKQNRILNLYEGVQEEENPIPPTIEIGENIMFVGTVNFDETTKELSDRLLDRTNVITLRKVPFCEMCMEQEKVVLQPPLKVTAGEFRINWVRNKTMIEVFSEEELELLDKLHGVLSSHDTSKGISFRCANAIATYLQNIPFQNNHSYMISREEGFDLQIKQRVLTKIRGTEMMVGSLLSEEVKRGATLVPLLQSSLANRVSTFEHSLAYIREKRRELELYGYAK from the coding sequence GTGAAATTACATAAAGCTCTTCAGCCAAGTTTTATAAAACGCATGTACTATATGAGGTTTATTGGGAAGTTTACAAAAGCAGAGAGTGAGAAGAGTGGAGAGAATTTCTTTGTACAATGCCTATCGCCAATACCATTCACGTTGCAAGAGCAATTGAAAAATGAACCATATGTATTTGAAGGTTTATGTAACAATAAAAAGAATGAAAAAGTCTTTTCGGAATTAAAGAAAAGAAAATTAGAAAAGCAATTGGTTATGTTTCGTCTTTATTATGAAAGAGGACATATATACGTAGAGTTAATTTGTACAGAAGAACCGCGAGAAATCGCAAACGGTTATAAAATGATTCCAGTACCTAAAGTTTCCGATTATAAAAAGGGGGAGTCTTTAGAAAGAAAACTTAGTAATGGTTATTTGTCATTTCTAATGCCAAAATATCCGAAAGACTTTGAGCCGCCTGAGTTATTGTGGCACGAGGGAAGGTTATATGGAAATATATCTTTAAAGTCATCGTCAATTAGTTCAATCGCATATTTTGAACAGCAGCGGGAATGCAAGTATATAGAATTTAATGACTGGATGAAGTATGTAGAAATAGCGGTAGAAGATCAATTATATTTTGTAAGCAATCATGTGTATGAGCAATTTAAAAAACGAATAACTGAAGAAGGTAAGCTTGTAGAGGTAGAGGAAGTAAAAGTGCAAAAGGATGAATGGGAATGGGATGAGCGTGAATCCGTCTTTTTACAGTATGTGAAAAGTTTTGTACGTAATAAAGGGCTATATTTGGATGAAACAGATATTTATAACTTTCACATAAGTGCAAAAACAAATATGTTGACGATTCTGGGTGGTATACCAGGCGCTGGAAAATCCCGTTTTGTGCAAGCTTATGCAGAAGCACTTGGATTACAGTATGGGGAAGAATTGGTTTGGATTCCGATTTCGCCATCGTATCAAGAACCACATGATTTACTTGGTTACCTTCACTCAAATGGTACTTTTATTGAAAGTGAAACAAAATTAGTTAGAGCGTTAATGAAGGCAAAAGAAAATCAAAATCAGCTGTATATAATCGTTTTTGATGAAATGAATATGTCACATATTGAGCATTGGTTTACTCCATTTCTATCTGTTCTTCAACTTGAAAAGCAAAACCGTATTTTAAATTTGTATGAAGGTGTACAAGAGGAAGAAAATCCAATTCCACCAACAATTGAAATTGGAGAAAATATTATGTTTGTTGGTACTGTGAATTTTGATGAAACAACGAAGGAACTCTCAGATCGATTATTAGATCGGACGAATGTAATAACTTTAAGAAAGGTTCCGTTTTGTGAGATGTGTATGGAGCAAGAGAAAGTTGTATTACAACCACCTCTGAAAGTAACTGCAGGAGAATTTCGTATAAATTGGGTCAGGAATAAAACGATGATTGAGGTGTTTTCTGAAGAAGAGTTAGAGCTATTAGATAAGTTACATGGTGTATTGTCATCACACGATACGTCAAAGGGAATTTCTTTTCGATGCGCAAATGCAATAGCTACTTACTTGCAAAATATACCGTTCCAAAATAATCATTCCTATATGATCAGTAGAGAAGAAGGATTTGATTTACAAATAAAGCAACGTGTATTGACGAAAATAAGAGGGACTGAAATGATGGTTGGGTCTTTACTTTCAGAGGAAGTAAAAAGGGGGGCAACATTAGTACCTCTTTTGCAATCTTCACTTGCAAACAGAGTATCTACATTTGAACACTCTTTAGCATATATAAGAGAAAAGCGTAGAGAATTGGAGTTGTATGGTTATGCAAAATGA
- a CDS encoding YueI family protein — MVNKNVEDYLQEGIYGQKQNKPEERNMYLTTLRERVEIALTIGQVMQSNVYAEVASSMRSSHSLQIFLNGGIAYPHLSKYIKLANEKNVPFTIVQNKGIETPIGLVLSHSTAVDKEQIYVEDAIYKQEMK; from the coding sequence ATGGTAAATAAAAATGTGGAAGATTATCTCCAAGAAGGCATTTATGGCCAAAAGCAGAACAAACCAGAAGAACGTAATATGTATTTAACTACATTACGTGAGCGTGTAGAAATCGCTTTAACTATCGGTCAAGTAATGCAAAGTAATGTATATGCTGAAGTAGCTAGTAGCATGCGCTCTTCTCACTCATTACAAATATTCCTAAATGGTGGCATTGCTTACCCACATTTATCCAAATACATTAAATTGGCAAATGAAAAAAATGTTCCTTTTACAATTGTTCAAAATAAAGGCATAGAGACACCAATCGGCTTAGTATTATCTCATAGCACTGCTGTTGACAAAGAACAAATTTATGTAGAAGATGCTATTTACAAACAAGAAATGAAGTAA
- the racA gene encoding chromosome-anchoring protein RacA: MEYKTPFIAKKLGVSPKAVVRIAQQLNLTIEKNKYGHFIFTQDDLDQMLEYHRSQIEQSQNTHPTQKTSSNDVEELKTQVNTIVQNISSHDFEQLAAQLNTITRRLDRMEEQMQDKANDVVTYQLLQHRREMEEMLERIQKLEAGLKKEEPIYITPDTKPTYEREKKPKRRKMIFSIFGL, from the coding sequence TTGGAATATAAAACACCATTTATCGCAAAAAAATTAGGTGTTAGCCCAAAGGCTGTTGTCCGGATTGCACAACAATTAAATCTTACAATAGAAAAAAATAAATATGGTCACTTTATTTTCACACAAGATGATTTAGACCAAATGTTAGAATACCATCGTTCACAAATAGAGCAGTCTCAAAACACTCACCCTACTCAAAAAACATCATCAAATGATGTTGAAGAATTAAAAACTCAAGTAAATACAATTGTTCAAAACATATCATCGCATGATTTTGAACAATTAGCCGCTCAATTAAACACAATTACGAGAAGACTAGATCGAATGGAAGAACAAATGCAAGATAAGGCAAATGATGTTGTTACATACCAACTTTTACAACATCGCCGTGAAATGGAGGAAATGTTAGAGCGAATTCAAAAGCTAGAAGCTGGCCTCAAGAAAGAAGAACCAATATATATTACTCCCGATACAAAACCAACATATGAACGTGAAAAGAAACCGAAGCGCCGTAAAATGATTTTTAGTATATTTGGATTATAA
- a CDS encoding DUF4397 domain-containing protein, producing the protein MSQSEIEKYGQEAARYEQLARYYQFHNPKKYVELYMKYYDALTNLVQAYEKRDSQEATLPSHIRFFHSASNTPAVDILVNGQKVIKNISFKQFSPYLTLVQGKYRIDIVPVGNETPIFSALVPIMGNHTYTFATINNDNHLQLQPMLDNTHLPAGQAKIRFAHFSPDTPVVNVSLKDGDHLFENVLFKQITDFLEVSPGTADIEVSLADNQSVLLTIPDFKVEPNIIYTISILGYSTKDPKLEAVILTN; encoded by the coding sequence ATGTCTCAATCTGAAATCGAAAAATATGGACAAGAAGCTGCTCGTTACGAACAGCTCGCTCGTTACTATCAATTTCATAATCCCAAAAAATATGTAGAACTATATATGAAATATTATGATGCGCTTACGAATCTTGTACAGGCATATGAAAAAAGAGATTCACAAGAAGCTACTTTACCGTCACACATAAGATTTTTTCACTCTGCTTCCAATACACCTGCGGTTGATATTTTAGTAAACGGGCAAAAGGTTATTAAAAATATTTCATTTAAACAATTTAGCCCTTATTTAACATTAGTGCAAGGTAAGTACCGAATAGATATTGTTCCTGTCGGAAATGAAACTCCCATCTTTTCAGCTTTAGTACCAATAATGGGAAATCACACTTATACTTTTGCTACAATAAATAATGATAATCATCTACAATTACAGCCTATGCTTGATAATACTCATTTACCAGCAGGTCAGGCAAAAATACGCTTTGCACACTTTTCTCCCGATACCCCTGTTGTAAATGTAAGTTTAAAAGATGGCGATCATTTATTTGAAAATGTACTCTTTAAACAAATAACAGATTTTTTAGAAGTTAGCCCTGGTACAGCTGATATTGAAGTTTCACTCGCAGATAATCAAAGTGTATTGCTAACTATACCAGATTTCAAAGTCGAACCGAACATTATTTATACAATTTCAATTTTAGGTTATTCCACGAAAGACCCTAAATTAGAAGCAGTTATACTTACAAATTAA
- the arcD gene encoding arginine-ornithine antiporter: MTDGVVQIEKKLGFFPLIALVVGTMVGGGVFSLPHDLAVGANSGSIIIGWCITAMGMIPLALVYQTLARKKPELEGGIYSYARAGFGEYIGFNSAWGYWLAGILGNVATIMLLFSTLGYFFPIFKGGNSVASIVGASLLLWTLHFLILFGIREASIMNVIATIGKLVPIVLFIVVMVTAFRWDTFTQDFWGEGTISVSSILGQVKNTMLVTLWVFIGVEGAVVLSGRAKNSRDVGKATVLGLILVMSIYILISVLSMGAMTRGELSVLETPSMGHVLEHVVGTWGAVAINIGLVASLVGTLIGWFLLVSEISHVAGKDGVFPKVFTKTNKKQTPHMALWISNGVAQVIFIIVLFSESTYQIMYFIASTSILVPYLLSALFQFKLVITNELKDAKVKNGSLALIASLYSVWLIYAAGLKNLLLVSIVYGIGIIVYVYARKEKGNRCFTGIERYVMWAIVVAAVTSLYMLLTGNIKM; the protein is encoded by the coding sequence ATGACAGATGGGGTGGTACAAATAGAAAAGAAGTTAGGATTTTTTCCATTAATTGCATTAGTAGTCGGAACAATGGTTGGTGGCGGTGTTTTTAGTTTACCGCATGATTTAGCAGTAGGAGCAAATAGTGGCTCTATCATAATTGGCTGGTGTATTACAGCGATGGGAATGATTCCACTCGCGCTCGTATATCAAACGTTAGCAAGAAAGAAACCAGAGCTTGAGGGCGGGATTTATAGTTATGCACGTGCTGGTTTCGGTGAATATATTGGATTTAACAGTGCTTGGGGATACTGGTTAGCAGGAATTTTAGGAAACGTTGCAACAATCATGTTACTGTTTAGTACATTAGGTTATTTCTTCCCAATTTTTAAGGGCGGAAATAGTGTTGCGTCTATCGTAGGAGCATCACTTTTATTATGGACACTTCATTTTCTAATTTTATTTGGCATTCGTGAAGCATCTATTATGAATGTGATTGCAACGATAGGAAAATTGGTTCCAATCGTATTATTTATTGTTGTAATGGTAACAGCGTTTCGCTGGGATACATTTACACAGGATTTTTGGGGGGAAGGAACTATTTCAGTTTCCTCTATACTAGGTCAAGTGAAAAATACAATGCTTGTAACTCTTTGGGTTTTCATCGGGGTTGAAGGAGCGGTAGTATTATCTGGAAGAGCAAAAAATAGTCGAGATGTCGGGAAAGCGACAGTATTAGGACTTATTTTAGTAATGTCTATTTATATTTTAATTTCTGTCTTGTCAATGGGAGCGATGACAAGAGGAGAACTTTCTGTTTTAGAAACTCCGTCAATGGGACATGTATTAGAACATGTTGTTGGGACATGGGGGGCAGTTGCGATAAACATCGGGTTAGTTGCTTCACTTGTAGGTACATTAATAGGCTGGTTTTTACTTGTTTCTGAAATTTCCCACGTAGCAGGAAAAGATGGCGTGTTTCCGAAAGTCTTTACGAAAACAAATAAAAAACAAACGCCGCATATGGCATTATGGATCTCAAATGGCGTTGCCCAAGTTATATTTATAATCGTTCTGTTTTCAGAATCAACATATCAAATTATGTATTTCATAGCGTCAACATCAATTTTAGTACCATATTTATTATCAGCGTTATTCCAATTTAAATTAGTAATTACAAATGAACTAAAAGATGCAAAAGTCAAAAATGGTTCGCTAGCTTTAATTGCTTCACTTTACTCTGTATGGCTTATTTATGCAGCTGGTTTGAAGAATTTATTGCTCGTTTCAATCGTATACGGGATTGGAATCATTGTTTATGTGTATGCAAGAAAAGAAAAAGGAAATCGTTGTTTTACTGGTATAGAGAGATATGTAATGTGGGCAATTGTAGTAGCAGCTGTTACATCTCTATATATGTTATTGACTGGAAATATAAAAATGTAA
- a CDS encoding aldehyde dehydrogenase family protein — protein sequence MKKHLYINGDWKSVNTYKPLYAPYSEETLAEIAQGTEEDVKEAVAAAKNAMKEMNTLSAYDRATILEKVAQKMDERREEFAEIIAKEAAKPIRAARGEVDRTVQTYKFAAEEAKRIYGETLPLDAAPGADGRIAYTIRKPIGVIGAITPFNFPLNLVAHKVGPAIAAGNTVVLKPADQTPLSSYALIELFEEAGLPKGALNIISGPGSTVGEAIVTNDDVASITFTGSPKVGIGIKAKAGLKRVTLELGSNAAVIIDEDVELTDELIERVKWGAFVNNGQVCISVQRVFVHEERRDDFLSKLRKAMETVVVGDPLIEETDVSALISKKDVERIDNWVQEAVKEGANVLYGGNKRDERVFEPTVLTNVPEHVSVQCQEVFGPLMTVNTFKEFDEAIEQVNNSRYGLQAGVFTNNLFKAMRAIDELEVGGVMINDIPTFRVDHMPYGGVKESGTGREGIKYAIEEMTEMKLVCIKK from the coding sequence ATGAAAAAGCATTTATATATAAATGGAGATTGGAAGTCTGTAAACACGTATAAACCATTATACGCACCATATTCTGAAGAAACATTAGCGGAAATTGCGCAAGGAACGGAAGAAGATGTAAAAGAGGCTGTTGCTGCTGCAAAAAATGCCATGAAAGAAATGAATACATTATCTGCATATGATCGTGCGACTATTTTAGAGAAAGTCGCACAAAAAATGGATGAAAGAAGAGAAGAATTTGCAGAGATTATTGCAAAAGAGGCTGCAAAACCAATACGTGCTGCAAGGGGAGAAGTAGATCGTACTGTTCAAACATATAAATTTGCAGCTGAAGAAGCGAAGCGTATATACGGTGAGACACTGCCACTTGATGCAGCACCTGGTGCAGATGGGCGTATTGCATACACAATACGAAAACCGATTGGGGTTATAGGGGCTATTACACCATTTAATTTTCCATTAAATTTAGTGGCACATAAAGTTGGTCCTGCAATTGCTGCTGGAAATACAGTTGTATTAAAACCAGCTGATCAAACGCCTCTATCATCTTACGCATTAATCGAACTATTTGAAGAGGCAGGATTGCCAAAAGGAGCTTTAAATATTATTTCTGGCCCCGGTTCAACTGTTGGTGAAGCAATAGTTACAAATGATGATGTGGCTTCCATTACTTTTACAGGAAGTCCGAAAGTTGGAATTGGAATTAAGGCAAAGGCTGGGTTAAAGCGAGTTACGTTAGAACTAGGATCAAATGCTGCAGTTATTATTGATGAAGATGTAGAATTAACAGATGAATTAATTGAACGTGTAAAATGGGGAGCATTTGTTAATAATGGACAAGTTTGTATTTCGGTGCAACGTGTTTTTGTACATGAAGAGAGAAGGGATGACTTTCTATCAAAGTTACGGAAAGCGATGGAAACAGTTGTTGTTGGTGATCCGCTGATTGAGGAAACGGATGTATCAGCTTTAATTTCGAAAAAAGATGTCGAGCGTATCGATAACTGGGTGCAAGAAGCGGTTAAAGAAGGAGCAAACGTTTTATATGGCGGTAACAAACGTGATGAAAGGGTTTTTGAACCAACTGTATTAACAAATGTGCCGGAGCATGTATCTGTACAGTGCCAAGAAGTATTCGGCCCACTTATGACAGTAAATACATTTAAAGAATTTGATGAGGCCATAGAGCAAGTAAATAATTCACGTTACGGTCTACAAGCAGGCGTATTTACTAATAATTTGTTTAAAGCAATGCGTGCAATTGATGAATTAGAAGTTGGTGGTGTCATGATAAATGATATTCCGACGTTTAGAGTAGATCATATGCCTTACGGTGGTGTGAAAGAAAGCGGCACAGGGCGTGAAGGAATTAAATATGCAATAGAAGAAATGACAGAAATGAAATTAGTATGTATTAAAAAATAA
- a CDS encoding BA2291 family sporulation histidine kinase: MEMEGMEVFPIDKDIKEVFCSHLKNNRHQFVENWKNKMIISDKDPFRLEVVQNGEDLLEFIIELIMEEKDINYLQPLCEKIAIERAGADANIGDFVYNANVGRNELFEAMCELDVSARELKPIMNQIHTCFDKLIYYTVLKYSEIISRNLEEKQQYINETHKERLTILGQMSASFVHEFRNPLTSIMGFVKLLKADHPSLSYLDIISHELDQLNFRISQFLLVSKKEMWNESESFWLNDLFQDIIQFLYPSLVNANVSIEKNLPYPIPLTGYRSEVRQVFLNILMNSIDALESMKEERKIIIDVFEEDQSIRIVIKNNGPMIPAENVETIFEPFVTTKKLGTGIGLFVCKQIVEKHNGSIMCRSDDDWTEFQIAFQK; encoded by the coding sequence ATGGAAATGGAGGGAATGGAGGTTTTTCCAATCGATAAGGATATTAAAGAAGTATTTTGTTCGCACTTGAAAAACAACAGGCACCAATTCGTTGAGAACTGGAAAAACAAAATGATAATTTCCGATAAAGATCCATTTAGACTAGAAGTAGTTCAAAATGGAGAGGATTTATTAGAGTTTATTATTGAACTTATTATGGAAGAAAAAGATATTAATTATCTTCAGCCATTATGCGAGAAAATTGCTATTGAACGTGCAGGAGCAGATGCTAATATAGGTGATTTTGTTTATAATGCAAATGTGGGAAGAAATGAGCTTTTCGAAGCGATGTGTGAATTAGATGTTAGTGCACGTGAATTGAAACCAATTATGAACCAAATACATACTTGTTTTGACAAATTAATTTATTATACTGTTTTAAAATACTCGGAAATTATATCAAGAAACTTAGAGGAAAAACAGCAATATATTAACGAAACACATAAAGAAAGGCTGACGATTTTAGGGCAAATGTCAGCTAGTTTTGTACACGAATTTCGTAATCCGCTTACTTCCATTATGGGATTTGTCAAATTATTAAAGGCAGATCATCCTAGTTTATCGTATTTAGATATTATTTCTCATGAATTAGACCAATTAAATTTTCGTATTTCGCAATTTTTACTCGTATCGAAAAAGGAAATGTGGAATGAATCAGAAAGTTTTTGGCTTAATGACTTGTTTCAAGATATTATACAGTTCTTATATCCGAGTTTGGTCAATGCAAATGTTTCGATTGAAAAGAATTTGCCATATCCAATTCCGCTTACTGGTTATCGGAGTGAAGTGAGACAAGTATTTTTAAATATATTAATGAACTCAATTGACGCTCTTGAATCAATGAAAGAAGAACGGAAAATTATCATTGATGTATTTGAAGAAGATCAATCGATTCGAATTGTAATAAAAAATAATGGGCCAATGATTCCAGCTGAAAATGTAGAAACGATTTTTGAACCATTTGTAACTACTAAAAAGTTAGGAACTGGTATTGGATTATTTGTATGTAAACAAATTGTAGAAAAACATAATGGATCCATCATGTGTCGTTCGGATGACGATTGGACAGAATTCCAAATTGCATTTCAAAAATAA